In the Anoplopoma fimbria isolate UVic2021 breed Golden Eagle Sablefish chromosome 7, Afim_UVic_2022, whole genome shotgun sequence genome, one interval contains:
- the c7h4orf48 gene encoding neuropeptide-like protein C4orf48 homolog — translation MASCGLLPAVLLLSVQLLLCVAAADQDSGTVIPAESRPCVDCHAFEFMQRALQDLKKTAFNLDARTETLVLRAERRALCDCMPTNSLR, via the exons ATGGCGTCCTGCGGACTCCTCCCGGCGGTGCTGCTCCTCTCGGTgcagctgctcctctgtgtgGCTGCAGCGGACCAGGACTCCGGGACTGTCATCCCTGCAGAGA GCCGCCCATGTGTGGACTGTCATGCATTTGAGTTTATGCAGAGGGCCCTGCAAGATCTAAAGAAGACCGCGTTCAACCTCGATGCCAGG ACGGAGACGCTGGTGCTGAGGGCGGAGAGGAGGGCTCTGTGTGACTGTATGCCCACCAACTCACTGCGCTGA